DNA sequence from the Staphylococcus epidermidis genome:
AAGAGAAACTTGCACGTTTAGAAGGTGGTAAATATGCATTTGCTTATGCTTCAGGCATTGCTGCAATTTCAGCCGTTTTACTCACATTAAACGCAGGGGATCATGTTATTTTACCTGATGATGTTTACGGGGGCACATTTAGATTAACTGAACAAATACTCAATCGATTCAATATTGAATTTACTACAGTTAACGCTACACATATAGATCATATCACTGAAGCTATTCAATCAAACACAAAACTCATCTATGTAGAGACGCCTTCAAATCCACTTTTCAAAATTACAGATATTCATGCTGTAGCAACGCTAGCAAAGGAACATAAGATACTATTAGCTGTTGATAATACGTTTATGACACCTTTGGGTCAATCACCTTTAGCACTAGGCGCTGACATAGTTATTCATAGTGCAACTAAATTTCTAGGTGGACATAGCGATTTAATTGCAGGTGCAGCAATTACTAATAATAGAGAGGTTGCAAATGCATTGTACTTATTACAGAACGGCACGGGCACAGCCCTTTCTGCATATGATAGTTGGGCACTTGCAAAACATCTTAAAACATTACCAGTTCGTTTTAAACAATCTGTTCATAATGCTGAACGTCTTGTTCAATTTTTGAGTCAAAGAGAGGAGATTTCTGAGGTGTATTACCCAGGAAATAATCCTACACATCTCAAGCAAGCTTCAACTGGAGGTGCAGTGATAGGTTTCCGACTTAAAGATGAATCTAAAGCACAAAAGTTCGTCGATTCTCTTACTTTACCACTTGTATCAGTGAGTCTCGGTGGTGTAGAAACTATCCTATCACATCCCGCAACAATGTCTCATGCAGCAGTGCCAGAAGATGTGAGACGTGAACGTGGCATCACTTTCGGGTTATTCCGTTTAAGTGTAGGTCTTGAGAATCCAGAAGAACTCATCGCAGATTTTAACTACGCTTTAAAGGAGGCTTTCAATGAGTCATTTACTGAACCAATTAAAGAGCAACGTTTTAGTAGCTGATGGCGCTATTGGAACAATATTCTACTCGGAAGGTCTTGATACTTGTCCGGAATCCTACAATCTTACTCATCCAGATAAGGTCGAGCGGATTCATCGTTCTTATATCGAAGCTGGTGCAGACGTCATTCAAACGAATACGTATGGTGCTAACTTTGAAAAATTAAAGTCCTTTGGTCTTGAACATAAAGTTAAAGAAATTCACCAAGCTGCAGTTCAAATTGCTAAACATGCAGCAAATGAGGACACAATTATACTTGGAACGGTAGGTGGATTCAGAGGCGTCCGGCAAGAGGATATCAGTCTTTCAACAATTCAATATCATACAGAACTTCAAATCGATACATTAATTGATGAAGGTGTAGATGCCCTTCTATTTGAAACTTATTACGATTTAGATGAATTAACTCGCATCGTCACTGCTACACGACAAAAATACGATATTCCAATCATCGCTCAACTCACCGCTTCAAATACGAATTACTTAGTTGATGGCACTGAAATTAATGCGGCATTGAAATACGTAGTTGAATGTGGCGCCAATGTAGTTGGATTAAATTGTCACCATGGCCCACACCATATGCAACGATCATTTTCACATATAGAACTTCCTAAACATGCGTATTTATCGTGTTATCCAAACGCTAGTTTATTAGATATCGAGAATAGTGAATTCAAATATAGTGATAATGCTCAATATTTCGGAGATATAGCTCAAGAATTAATTAATGAGGGAGTCAGATTGATAGGTGGTTGTTGTGGTACAACACCTGAACATATTCGCTATATTAAATCAGCAGTTAAACATTTAAAACCCGTTAAAGATAAAAAGGTAATCCCTATTAATAAAGCTTCATCTCAAAAGCAAACGCGAGTTCTTAAACAAAACCTTACTTCTAAAGTTAAAAATGGCCCAACAGTCATCGTAGAACTTGATACACCTAAACATTTGGATACTGATACATTTTTCGATAATGTAGGAAAATTAGATGAAGCTGGCATAGATGCTGTTACATTGGCGGATAATTCATTAGCTACCGTAAGAGTGAGTAACATCGCAGCGGCAAGTTTAATTAAACAACGCTACGATATTGAGCCTCTTGTACATGTAACATGTCGTGACCGTAATTTAATAGGATTACAGTCTCATCTCCTAGGTTTATCACTCATTGGTGTCAATGAAATACTAGCTATTACCGGAGATCCTTCTAAAGTAGGCCATTTGCCTGGAGCTACAAATGTCTATGACGTGAACTCAAAAGGCCTTACAGAACTTGCACTAAGATTTAACAAAGGTATTAACACTGACGGCGATGCGCTGAAAAAACATACTAACTTTAACATCGCTGGTGCGTTTGATCCTAACGTACGAAAATTAGATGGAGCCATTAAACGACTTGAAAAGAAAGTAGCAAGTGGCATGAGTTATTTCATAACTCAACCCGTTTATAGTAAAGAAAAAATTATTCAAGTATATGAAGAAACAAAACATTTAAATACACCTTTCTTCATAGGTATCATGCCAATCGCAAGTTATAACAACGCACTTTTCTTACATAATGAAGTGCCTGGCATCAAAATGTCAGACGATGTACTTAACCAATTCAAAGCTGTTAAAGATGATAAAGAAAAGACTAAAGAATTAAGTTTAAGACTTTCCAAAGAACTCATTGATACAGTACATGAATACTTCAACGGTCTGTACATTATTACACCTTTCCAAAAGGTAGATTATTCATTGGAACTCGCAGCATACTCTAAATCAATCACTGCCAACAAGGAGGCAATATTATGACAACAATTAAAACTTCAAACTTAGGATTCCCAAGATTAGGTAGAAAAAGAGAATGGAAAAAAGCAATCGAAAATTATTGGGCACATAAAATTGACAAAGCAGAATTAGATCAAACACTGACTGATTTACACAAAGAAAATCTTTTACTTCAGAAAAATTATCATCTTGATAGCATTCCAGTTGGGGATTTCTCTTTATATGATCATATTTTAGATACGTCTTTATTGTTCAATATTATCCCTGAACGTTTCCAAGGACGCGAAGTCAATGATGATTTATTATTTGATATTGCTCGTGGTAACAAAGAGCATGTTGCAAGTGCACTTATTAAATGGTTTAACACCAACTATCACTACATTGTACCTGAATGGGACAACGTAGAACCTAAAGTTGAAAAAAATACGTTATTAGAACGTTTTAAATATGCACAATCAATTAATGTAAATGCGCATCCTGTAATTGTTGGTCCTATCACATTTGTAAAATTATCAAAAGGTGGTCATCAATCGTTCGAGGAAAAAGTTGAAACATTACTTCCTTTATATAAAGAAGTTTTACAGTCACTTGTAGATGCAGGTGCTGAGTATATTCAAATTGACGAGCCTATTCTAGTGACTGATGACAGCGAAAGTTATGAAGACATTACTAGAAAAGCATACGACTATTTCGCAAATGAAGGTTTAGGAAAATATCTCGTCATTCAAACTTACTTTGAACGTGTTCACTTAAAATTCTTAAGTTCATTACCAGTGGGCGGTTTAGGATTAGATTTGGTACACGATAACGGCTATAACTTAAAACAAATTGAAGATGGTGATTTCGATCAAAGTAAAGCACTTTATGCAGGAATCATTGATGGCAGAAATGTATGGGCGGCTGATATTGAAGCAAAAAAACAATTAATCGAAACATTACAACAACACACACAACAGTTAGTCATTCAACCTTCATCATCACTTCTACATGTTCCAGTATCACTAGATGATGAAACACTTGATGAATCTATTGCAGAAGGATTAAGTTTTGCTACTGAAAAGTTAGACGAATTAGATGCATTGCGTCGCTTATTCAATGATAATGACCTGTCAAAATATGAACATTACAAAGCACGTTATGAACGCTTCCAAAGCCAATCATTTAAAAATCTTGAATACGATTTTGAAAGTGTACCGACACATCGTAAATCACCATTTGCTAAACGCAAGCAATTACAAAACCAACGTCTAAATTTACCAGATTTACCTACGACTACGATTGGTTCATTCCCTCAAACTCGTGAAGTCCGTAAATTTAGAGCAGATTGGAAAAATAATCGCATTACAGATGCTGAGTATCAAGAATTTTTACAAAATGAAATCGCTCGTTGGATTAAAATCCAAGAAGATATTGGTTTAGACGTACTTGTACACGGTGAGTTTGAGCGTAACGACATGGTTGAATTTTTTGGGGAAAAACTTCAAGGTTTCCTAGTAACAAAATTCGGTTGGGTACAGTCTTACGGTTCTCGTGCAGTTAAACCACCAGTTATATATGGAGATGTGAAGTGGACTGCCCCACTTACTGTAAAAGAAACAGTATACGCGCAAAGCTTAACTGACAAACCAGTAAAAGGTATGCTTACAGGTCCAGTTACTATTTTAAACTGGTCATTTGAACGCGTAGACGTACCTAGAAAGGTTGTTCAAGATCAAATTGCCTTAGCCATTGATGAAGAAGTGTTAGCTTTAGAAGAAGCAGGTATCAAAGTCATTCAAGTTGACGAACCAGCGTTGCGTGAAGGCTTACCTCTACGCTCTGAATATCACGAACAATATTTAGAAGATGCTGTACATTCATTTAAATTAGCGACATCATCTGTGCATGATGAAACACAAATTCATACACATATGTGCTATTCTCAATTTGGACAAATCATTCATGCTATCCATGATTTAGATGCAGATGTTATTTCTATTGAAACTTCTCGTAGTCACGGAGACTTAATTCAAGATTTCGAAGATATTAATTATGATTTAGGAATTGGATTAGGTGTTTACGATATTCACAGTCCACGTATTCCAACCGAAGAAGAGATTACTACTGCAATTAATCGTTCATTACAACAAATTGATCGTTCTCTATTCTGGGTTAACCCAGACTGTGGTCTAAAAACACGTAAAGAAAATGAAGTGAAAGATGCATTAACAGTGTTAGTCAATGCAGTTAAAAAGAAACGTCAAGAATCTGAATCAACAACAGCATAATACGAGCTAGAGGTGAGGCAAATGTCACAGTATCCACTTTGGAATCAATTAAATACTTTAAAAGAGGCTCAGTGGGTCGATTTAACACATACTTTCGACCCAAATATCCCTCGTTTTAGCGAATTTGAAAAAGGTGAAGTCTCAACGCTATTCAATGTTAAAGATCATGGGTTTTATGTACAACGTTGGAGTATCGTAACTCAATATGGAACACACATTGATGCTCCAATCCATTTCGTTGAAAATAGAAGATATTTAGAAGAATTAGATTTAAAAGAACTTGTTTTACCATTAATTGTTTTAGATTATTCTAAAGAAGCTGCACAAAATTCAGATTTTATCGTATCACGTAAACATTTAGAAGATTGGGAACAACAACACGGTCGCATTGAAGCAGGTACTTTTGTCGCATTACGTACTGATTGGTCAAAACGTTGGCCAGATATAGAAAAATTTGAAAATAAAGATGTAGATGGCCATCAACATCTTCCAGGTTGGGGCCTTGATGCATTAAAATTTCTCATTGAAGAACGTGGTGTTAAATCCATAGGTCACGAAACATTTGATACTGATGCCTCAATTGATACAGCTAAAAATGGTGATATTGTTGGCGAAAGATATATCTTAGGTCAAGACACATTCCAAGTCGAATTACTTACCAATTTAGATCAATTACCTACCAGAGGTGCAATTATCTATGCAATCAGCCCAAAACCAAAAGATGCACCAGGCTTTCCAGTTCGTGCATTCGCAATAAAACCTTAATTGATGTCTTTCATCTAGCGTTCTCAACCACGTGGTGGTTCAAGTGGTGCACAACCGCTATGATATTATTCCATCAATGTTCATCATCATAATATTTGAATAGCAATGAACTCTTTCTAACTAAGTAAAAAGCTATAAACGAAGTTTTTAAAACGACTTCGTTTATAGCTTTTTTAATACACACTTTTATGATATAAAAACCGTGCTCCACTAAATGTTAAACTTCATATTTAGATACAACCGTAGCGATACCTTGACCGCCACCGATACATAAAGATGCCACACCTGTTGGCTTAGCATCACTTAATTGATGTAATAATGAAACTAAAGTACGCGCACCCGAAGCCCCTATCGGATGTCCTAGTGCAATCGCACCACCATTAACATTGACTTTATCTTGCGGTAATTGCAACTCACGGTTTACAGCAATTGATTGCGCTGCAAAAGCTTCGTTTAATTCAAAAATATCAACATCATTTATCACTTTATTAGAACGTTTTAAAGCTTTATGTATCGCTTCAACTGGACCAATACCCATAATTGAAGGCGCCACACCACTCGCACCAAAACTATCTAATACAGCTATAGGTTGTAAGCCCAATGCTTTCGCTTTGTCCTCCGTCATAACGAGCATAGCAGCAGCACCGTCATTGATACCGGATGCATTACCAGCAGTTACTGATCCATCTTTTTTAAATGCTGGACGGAGTTGTGCTAACTTATCAATTGTCGTTTGAGGTCTAATGCCTTCATCTTGAGAAATAATTAGGGGGTCGCCTTTACGTTGTGGTACCTCTACAGGTACAATTTCAGCATCAAATACACCAGCTTGTTGTGCACGTGATGCTTTTTGTTGAGAATCGAATGCAAATTGATCTTGTTCTTTACGACTAATCTGATACTGTTCAACTAGATTTTCGGCTGTGATACCCATATGGTAATCATTAAACTTATCAGTTAAACCATCAGCTATCATACTATCTTCTAAAGTTTGATTTCCCATTTTAAAACCGAAACGACTATTTTTAAGAAGCATTGGAGATTGAGACATACTTTCCATGCCTCCAGCGATAACAATCTCATTATCTCCCGCTACAATAGATTGATAGGCAAGTTGAATCGCTTTTAATCCAGAACCGCAAACTTTATTTACAGTAAAAGAAGGTACCGCTTCTGGCACACCACCATGAATCGCAGCAATACGAGCAGGATTTTGTCCTTGACCTGCCTGTAATACGTTTCCTAGAATAACTTCATTGATTTCATTAGGATCTATTTGACTATGTTCTAAAATTTGACGAATAACTGTTGCACCTAGTTCATAGGCAGGTATATCCTTAAATACACCACCAAACACGCCTATAGGTGTTCGATATGCTTCAGCTAATACTATGCGTGACATGTCATATTCATCTCCTTAATATAACTTATACTTTTCTAAAAATGAGGGAAGAAGCAAACCTTCTTTTCTTATTGTCATTATATTTGGATATTCAAATCTATTATTTAAGAGTTTATCTCTTACCTTCATTGTATTTAAATGAGTATTACATACTTTAATTGCAGTAAACACATTCCACATTATATTACCAAATTTACATAGAAAAATTCCATTATGATCTATCATCATCAAATGCATCACTTTCTTTCTAAGCAATGATCAATTTTAATTTCATAATCACTCTCACTTCACTAAATATAGTTAATCCATTGTTGTAAAAAAAGAGGAAACCATAAAAGAAATACTCATGTCTATACAAACGGGGTAGTCTAACCGTCCCACTTAACACAAGTCATCTTTATAAGATTTCCTTAACATCTACTATTATATCTACGATGATTTACATTTCTAAATTTTATTATGCAATCAGTACTTACTTTCCTTTATATTTGTCACCCATGCTTCATAATAGAAGCAAGTAATCTAAACTTACCTTTC
Encoded proteins:
- the metC gene encoding cystathionine beta-lyase MetC, giving the protein MSLSKETEVIFDVRRGKDYDSANPPLYDSSTFHQKVLGGETQYDYARSGNPNRTLLEEKLARLEGGKYAFAYASGIAAISAVLLTLNAGDHVILPDDVYGGTFRLTEQILNRFNIEFTTVNATHIDHITEAIQSNTKLIYVETPSNPLFKITDIHAVATLAKEHKILLAVDNTFMTPLGQSPLALGADIVIHSATKFLGGHSDLIAGAAITNNREVANALYLLQNGTGTALSAYDSWALAKHLKTLPVRFKQSVHNAERLVQFLSQREEISEVYYPGNNPTHLKQASTGGAVIGFRLKDESKAQKFVDSLTLPLVSVSLGGVETILSHPATMSHAAVPEDVRRERGITFGLFRLSVGLENPEELIADFNYALKEAFNESFTEPIKEQRFSS
- a CDS encoding bifunctional homocysteine S-methyltransferase/methylenetetrahydrofolate reductase produces the protein MSHLLNQLKSNVLVADGAIGTIFYSEGLDTCPESYNLTHPDKVERIHRSYIEAGADVIQTNTYGANFEKLKSFGLEHKVKEIHQAAVQIAKHAANEDTIILGTVGGFRGVRQEDISLSTIQYHTELQIDTLIDEGVDALLFETYYDLDELTRIVTATRQKYDIPIIAQLTASNTNYLVDGTEINAALKYVVECGANVVGLNCHHGPHHMQRSFSHIELPKHAYLSCYPNASLLDIENSEFKYSDNAQYFGDIAQELINEGVRLIGGCCGTTPEHIRYIKSAVKHLKPVKDKKVIPINKASSQKQTRVLKQNLTSKVKNGPTVIVELDTPKHLDTDTFFDNVGKLDEAGIDAVTLADNSLATVRVSNIAAASLIKQRYDIEPLVHVTCRDRNLIGLQSHLLGLSLIGVNEILAITGDPSKVGHLPGATNVYDVNSKGLTELALRFNKGINTDGDALKKHTNFNIAGAFDPNVRKLDGAIKRLEKKVASGMSYFITQPVYSKEKIIQVYEETKHLNTPFFIGIMPIASYNNALFLHNEVPGIKMSDDVLNQFKAVKDDKEKTKELSLRLSKELIDTVHEYFNGLYIITPFQKVDYSLELAAYSKSITANKEAIL
- the metE gene encoding 5-methyltetrahydropteroyltriglutamate--homocysteine S-methyltransferase, whose protein sequence is MTTIKTSNLGFPRLGRKREWKKAIENYWAHKIDKAELDQTLTDLHKENLLLQKNYHLDSIPVGDFSLYDHILDTSLLFNIIPERFQGREVNDDLLFDIARGNKEHVASALIKWFNTNYHYIVPEWDNVEPKVEKNTLLERFKYAQSINVNAHPVIVGPITFVKLSKGGHQSFEEKVETLLPLYKEVLQSLVDAGAEYIQIDEPILVTDDSESYEDITRKAYDYFANEGLGKYLVIQTYFERVHLKFLSSLPVGGLGLDLVHDNGYNLKQIEDGDFDQSKALYAGIIDGRNVWAADIEAKKQLIETLQQHTQQLVIQPSSSLLHVPVSLDDETLDESIAEGLSFATEKLDELDALRRLFNDNDLSKYEHYKARYERFQSQSFKNLEYDFESVPTHRKSPFAKRKQLQNQRLNLPDLPTTTIGSFPQTREVRKFRADWKNNRITDAEYQEFLQNEIARWIKIQEDIGLDVLVHGEFERNDMVEFFGEKLQGFLVTKFGWVQSYGSRAVKPPVIYGDVKWTAPLTVKETVYAQSLTDKPVKGMLTGPVTILNWSFERVDVPRKVVQDQIALAIDEEVLALEEAGIKVIQVDEPALREGLPLRSEYHEQYLEDAVHSFKLATSSVHDETQIHTHMCYSQFGQIIHAIHDLDADVISIETSRSHGDLIQDFEDINYDLGIGLGVYDIHSPRIPTEEEITTAINRSLQQIDRSLFWVNPDCGLKTRKENEVKDALTVLVNAVKKKRQESESTTA
- a CDS encoding cyclase family protein, which translates into the protein MSQYPLWNQLNTLKEAQWVDLTHTFDPNIPRFSEFEKGEVSTLFNVKDHGFYVQRWSIVTQYGTHIDAPIHFVENRRYLEELDLKELVLPLIVLDYSKEAAQNSDFIVSRKHLEDWEQQHGRIEAGTFVALRTDWSKRWPDIEKFENKDVDGHQHLPGWGLDALKFLIEERGVKSIGHETFDTDASIDTAKNGDIVGERYILGQDTFQVELLTNLDQLPTRGAIIYAISPKPKDAPGFPVRAFAIKP
- a CDS encoding acetyl-CoA C-acetyltransferase, with translation MSRIVLAEAYRTPIGVFGGVFKDIPAYELGATVIRQILEHSQIDPNEINEVILGNVLQAGQGQNPARIAAIHGGVPEAVPSFTVNKVCGSGLKAIQLAYQSIVAGDNEIVIAGGMESMSQSPMLLKNSRFGFKMGNQTLEDSMIADGLTDKFNDYHMGITAENLVEQYQISRKEQDQFAFDSQQKASRAQQAGVFDAEIVPVEVPQRKGDPLIISQDEGIRPQTTIDKLAQLRPAFKKDGSVTAGNASGINDGAAAMLVMTEDKAKALGLQPIAVLDSFGASGVAPSIMGIGPVEAIHKALKRSNKVINDVDIFELNEAFAAQSIAVNRELQLPQDKVNVNGGAIALGHPIGASGARTLVSLLHQLSDAKPTGVASLCIGGGQGIATVVSKYEV